TCGAGAACCACCTCAACGTCTTCCATATCGGAGGCCACGGCTTGGACGAAGACCTCGCCAAGGGAATCGCCGTGTGGCTCAACTCCTCCGTCATCGACAAGTTCTTCCGAACCTTCTCCGGGCACACCCAGGTCAACGCCACCGACCTACGATCCTTGCGGTTCCCCACAGCGGCCGCACTGCGCGAACTGGGCTGCAACGGTGCCGCGTCCCAGGTCGAAGTGGACTTCTTGGTCATGGAGTTGATCGCCGCGTGAGCGAGTTGAGCGAGACCGCCTATGAGCGAGTGGAAGATGCGCGGATAGTCCTCGAAACGCTCGGCATGGACGCGGAGCGCAGCAATGAAAGATCGGCGCTTGTGCTCCTGGCGCTTCTGCGCCTCGCACCATCCGAGTCTGGGGCAGAGGCCGCCAACCCGATGCTCGGCACGCGGGCGATCATGAACTTCATCCGTGACGAGTACGGCAAAGACTACGCGCCGAACACTCGTGAGACTGTCCGTCGGTTCACGCTCCATCAGTTCGTGGAGGTCCAGCTCGTAGTGCAGAACCCCGATGAGCCGCAACGCCCGGTCAATTCTCCGAAGTGGAACTACCAGGTCACGGCCGAGGCGTTGGAAGTCCTGCGCGCATACGGTACCGACTACTGGCAGTTGGCCGTCGATCGGTACCTCGCGGAGCTGCCGGGGCTCAAGGCCCGCTACGCGGCTGCGCGCGAGATGGATCGCATCCCGCTCACGCTTCCGGATGGCTCGACCTTCACCTTGACGCCCGGCGGGCAGAACGTACTTCTCAAGGCGATGGTCGAGGACTTCTGCCCCCGCTTCACCCCAGGC
The Brooklawnia propionicigenes DNA segment above includes these coding regions:
- a CDS encoding BsuBI/PstI family type II restriction endonuclease, which translates into the protein MSELSETAYERVEDARIVLETLGMDAERSNERSALVLLALLRLAPSESGAEAANPMLGTRAIMNFIRDEYGKDYAPNTRETVRRFTLHQFVEVQLVVQNPDEPQRPVNSPKWNYQVTAEALEVLRAYGTDYWQLAVDRYLAELPGLKARYAAAREMDRIPLTLPDGSTFTLTPGGQNVLLKAMVEDFCPRFTPGGQVFYIGDAGDKWALFEREALAALNVKVNEHGKMPDLVIYIPDRNWLVLLEAASSHGPVDSKRHAELADLFAESTAGLVYVSCFPDRAELRKYVDKVAWESEVWCADHPTHMIHYNGERFLGPYA